The segment AAAAAGAAATTTTTTGGCCGGCCGGACACCCAGCCCCGCCTCAGACGCTATCATGGTCGGGCGGATATATAATGTCGCGCCATGAGCTTTAGGAACCCAGTCTTTTTCGACTCTTAAAAGGGTTTTCAAGGCCTCAAGGACTGCCGGAACATCTATTTCCGGCATACACATCCGTGCCGCCGAAATGTTCATCCTTTCCAGGTTTGCCGCCGGCCTGAACAGATAAATCGTATCGTCTTTGCTCCGATAA is part of the Pseudomonadota bacterium genome and harbors:
- a CDS encoding branched chain amino acid aminotransferase: MKMEIRLERTAVDKLKAKPDENGLGFGRYFTDHMFVMAFEPGKGWQDGVVVPYQSFQLDPAAMVFHYGQAIFEGLKAYRSKDDTIYLFRPAANLERMNISAARMCMPEIDVPAVLEALKTLLRVEKDWVPKAHGATLYIRPTMIASEAGLGVRPAKKFLF